The Chryseobacterium suipulveris genome window below encodes:
- a CDS encoding DUF3817 domain-containing protein has product MEFVDKLINKYSEEKITDWFKKVCTLEAISWCLLFSAMIWIRYDREGLLPTIYIIIMGNLHGLFFTLYLILVLPARKIFKWDDEDFVFALIAAFFPFATIWVEKKLARFDRE; this is encoded by the coding sequence ATGGAATTTGTAGATAAGTTGATTAATAAATATTCTGAAGAAAAAATTACCGACTGGTTTAAGAAAGTCTGCACGCTGGAAGCGATTTCGTGGTGCCTGCTTTTCTCGGCGATGATTTGGATCAGGTACGATAGGGAAGGGCTTTTGCCCACGATCTACATCATCATAATGGGAAACCTTCACGGACTGTTTTTTACCCTATATCTAATTCTTGTTTTACCTGCAAGAAAAATCTTTAAGTGGGATGACGAAGATTTTGTATTTGCATTAATTGCTGCTTTCTTTCCATTTGCCACAATCTGGGTAGAGAAAAAGTTGGCGAGATTTGACAGGGAATAA
- the nadD gene encoding nicotinate (nicotinamide) nucleotide adenylyltransferase — MKKVGLFFGSFNPIHIGHLILANYILENSDMEELWFVVSPQNPFKDKKSLLKDHNRLDMVQLAVKNYPKMRASNVEFSLPKPSYTIDTLTYLHEKYPDVSFSLIMGEDNLDGLSKWKNSETLIKNHQIIVYPRVFEGEKKDHEYLQNENIHLVKAPVIELSATEIRAMIKEGKNVRPMLPPEVFEYLDGSSFYR, encoded by the coding sequence ATGAAAAAAGTAGGTCTGTTTTTCGGTTCCTTTAACCCGATCCACATCGGACATTTGATTTTGGCGAACTATATCCTCGAAAATTCCGATATGGAAGAGCTTTGGTTTGTGGTGAGTCCGCAAAATCCGTTTAAGGACAAGAAATCTTTGCTGAAAGACCACAACCGTCTCGACATGGTGCAGCTCGCCGTGAAGAATTATCCCAAAATGAGGGCTTCAAATGTGGAGTTTTCTTTGCCAAAACCCAGTTACACGATCGACACGCTGACTTACCTCCACGAGAAATATCCCGATGTTTCGTTTTCGCTAATTATGGGAGAAGACAATCTGGACGGACTTTCGAAATGGAAAAATTCTGAAACCTTAATTAAGAACCACCAAATCATTGTTTATCCCCGGGTTTTTGAGGGTGAGAAAAAGGATCACGAATACCTGCAAAACGAGAATATCCATTTGGTAAAGGCACCGGTTATCGAACTTTCAGCCACGGAAATTCGGGCAATGATCAAAGAGGGAAAAAATGTGCGACCGATGTTGCCGCCGGAAGTTTTTGAGTATTTGGACGGAAGTTCTTTTTATAGGTGA
- a CDS encoding tetratricopeptide repeat protein — MKDIMNFTKKITLGVAVSFLSGFAFAQTLQEGIANADSHKYAAARQVFTDMVTKSATAENYFYLGNSYLTQFEPNFEKASEYFSKGLLADKKSFLNRVGVASVKLGKGDRSAISEIQNIVKDSREKDPEVLYRAAEALTLFGGAGSADTAIDFLNKAVEKSAKNGTPANYYYTLGDAYRLKLTTSPQVAGAAMTAYEKALPTAKNKASVYTRIGTLWMQAQQWQSAKQNIDRAIATDATYAPAYKALAAYHIRYRQNALATQDLINYAKYADEDSDTQLEISKLFFTNEDYANSKIYLDKVFDKVNDPIKYKLRAYLLYADGDYVGAKTSMDNFISKAEKTRVLPADQGLEGLLAAALAKDEKDAAKKAALTAESQQKLAIAKAAKDETMKWDDELLKIKGGGGITQAVVDAGPTNPQIEALKKTVAANQHDTDALFKLANAYQEVKNWNGAIMSWQKMNSLLPDWAPAYYSLGYSYQQAGQNELAQQSYEKFISTIKPAEMDANKEILSYAYFAVAYLVKDNNPAKAKDYAAKSVQLNPSYQDAVNLNKQLNK; from the coding sequence TGAAAGATATAATGAATTTTACAAAAAAAATCACCTTAGGGGTTGCAGTAAGCTTCTTGTCCGGTTTTGCCTTTGCGCAGACATTGCAGGAAGGTATTGCTAATGCAGACAGTCACAAATATGCCGCTGCTCGTCAGGTTTTCACCGATATGGTGACCAAATCTGCCACAGCTGAAAACTATTTCTACTTAGGAAACTCCTACCTAACTCAGTTCGAACCTAATTTCGAAAAAGCTTCGGAATATTTTAGCAAGGGTCTTCTTGCCGATAAAAAAAGTTTCCTGAACAGAGTGGGTGTAGCTTCGGTAAAACTGGGGAAAGGTGATCGATCCGCAATCAGCGAGATTCAGAACATTGTAAAAGATTCAAGGGAGAAAGACCCAGAAGTTCTCTACAGAGCGGCAGAAGCTTTGACGCTTTTCGGTGGAGCAGGATCTGCAGATACGGCAATCGACTTTCTGAACAAGGCAGTTGAAAAATCAGCAAAAAATGGAACACCAGCAAACTACTATTACACGTTGGGTGATGCTTATAGACTGAAACTGACAACAAGTCCGCAAGTAGCCGGTGCAGCTATGACTGCTTATGAAAAAGCTTTGCCAACCGCAAAAAACAAAGCTTCCGTATATACTCGTATAGGAACTCTTTGGATGCAGGCGCAGCAATGGCAGTCAGCAAAGCAAAATATTGACCGCGCAATTGCGACTGATGCAACTTATGCTCCGGCTTACAAAGCATTGGCGGCATACCACATCCGTTATCGTCAGAACGCTTTGGCTACCCAGGATTTGATCAATTATGCAAAATATGCTGATGAGGACAGCGATACTCAATTAGAGATTTCTAAACTGTTCTTTACTAATGAAGACTACGCCAATTCAAAAATTTACTTGGATAAAGTCTTCGACAAAGTAAATGACCCGATCAAATATAAACTGAGAGCATACCTACTTTATGCGGATGGTGATTACGTTGGAGCAAAAACCAGTATGGACAACTTTATTTCTAAAGCAGAAAAAACCAGAGTATTACCAGCAGATCAGGGTCTTGAAGGACTTTTAGCGGCAGCGCTGGCAAAAGATGAAAAAGATGCTGCAAAAAAAGCTGCACTAACAGCTGAGTCCCAGCAAAAATTGGCGATTGCAAAAGCAGCCAAAGACGAAACCATGAAATGGGACGATGAGCTTCTTAAAATCAAAGGAGGTGGCGGTATCACTCAGGCAGTAGTAGACGCTGGTCCAACCAATCCGCAGATTGAGGCGTTAAAGAAAACAGTTGCAGCAAACCAGCACGACACCGATGCGTTGTTTAAGTTGGCAAACGCTTACCAGGAAGTGAAGAACTGGAACGGAGCAATTATGTCTTGGCAGAAGATGAATTCTTTGTTGCCGGATTGGGCACCAGCTTATTACAGCTTAGGTTATTCTTATCAACAGGCAGGTCAGAACGAACTGGCGCAGCAATCATACGAAAAATTCATTTCCACGATTAAGCCAGCCGAGATGGATGCCAATAAAGAAATCCTTTCTTATGCGTACTTTGCGGTTGCATACCTCGTAAAAGATAATAATCCTGCGAAAGCGAAGGACTATGCGGCAAAATCCGTGCAGCTCAATCCAAGTTATCAGGATGCTGTAAACTTGAATAAGCAGCTTAACAAATAG
- a CDS encoding BamA/TamA family outer membrane protein: MKILTHIFLIFFCVFFHAQQKEFWMVDVQTNKKVLVKDSANAVKFLDSLSQNNFYLTELKDVIKNGNSTEIIYDKGKNFNEANVKISQEIEQNLKLKKEFFTKNLDSLKKQISEKYRNQGYSFNRVKSRFAGMKNGVPQVELSIIPGAVRKIDGFVLRGYENVPKRFIKNLEKDFKGKIYDDRNLLQINQSLQSHPFIILERPPQTLFTKDSTQIFLFTLKRKSNSFDGVLGFGNDKTDKFTFNGSINLNFRNMFNSFESINIFWQRNPDRGQTFDLKTDIPYLFGSNIGTNINANIYRQDSTFANVKLIPALYLHLNNRQKLGLRGTFETSTVMDSLYVAGKDYEKKGIGVWYDFTEPSEIELFMHRTKIRAEVDVLSTNYTKQDLKVSQSNFYFYGERNFNIKGNNWLNLRGETAMINSKNEFAANELLRFGGWNSLRGFNENSLYADLYYFGTAEYRYVIGNQAFFDIFGQYGQLNNKTLSLKPKFYSFGTGFNFFLPIGLMSFQISNGSEFGNPIKFSDTKIHWGILTKF, translated from the coding sequence TTGAAAATCCTTACCCACATATTCCTCATTTTTTTCTGTGTCTTTTTCCACGCACAGCAAAAAGAATTCTGGATGGTGGATGTACAGACCAACAAAAAGGTTTTGGTTAAAGATTCCGCCAACGCTGTGAAATTCCTGGATTCGCTTTCGCAAAATAATTTTTACCTCACCGAGCTAAAGGACGTCATCAAAAACGGAAACTCCACCGAAATTATCTATGATAAGGGAAAGAACTTCAATGAAGCAAATGTGAAAATCTCACAGGAAATCGAGCAAAACCTGAAACTGAAAAAAGAATTCTTCACCAAAAATCTGGATTCACTAAAGAAACAGATCAGCGAAAAATACCGAAACCAGGGTTATTCCTTCAACCGGGTAAAATCAAGATTCGCGGGAATGAAAAACGGGGTTCCACAAGTGGAGTTATCCATAATTCCAGGAGCAGTCAGGAAAATTGACGGCTTCGTTCTCCGCGGTTATGAAAATGTGCCGAAAAGATTCATCAAAAACCTTGAAAAAGATTTTAAGGGAAAAATCTACGACGACCGAAACCTGTTACAAATCAACCAATCGTTGCAGAGCCATCCGTTCATCATCCTCGAGAGACCGCCACAAACGCTCTTCACGAAAGATTCCACCCAGATTTTTCTCTTTACCCTGAAACGGAAATCCAATTCCTTCGACGGTGTTTTAGGTTTCGGAAACGACAAAACCGACAAATTCACCTTCAACGGAAGCATCAATTTGAACTTCCGAAATATGTTCAACAGCTTTGAGAGCATCAATATCTTCTGGCAGCGAAATCCCGACCGCGGACAAACCTTCGACCTGAAAACCGATATTCCCTACCTTTTCGGCTCCAATATCGGGACCAATATCAACGCCAATATCTATCGGCAGGACTCCACTTTCGCCAATGTAAAACTCATTCCCGCACTTTACCTGCATCTCAATAACCGTCAGAAACTCGGACTCAGAGGGACTTTCGAAACTTCCACCGTCATGGATTCGCTCTACGTCGCGGGAAAAGATTACGAAAAAAAAGGGATCGGCGTGTGGTACGATTTTACGGAGCCGTCGGAAATCGAGCTTTTCATGCACCGCACAAAGATTCGCGCAGAAGTAGATGTGCTCTCGACCAACTATACCAAACAGGATCTGAAAGTTTCGCAGAGCAATTTCTATTTCTATGGCGAAAGGAACTTCAATATCAAGGGCAACAACTGGCTCAATCTTCGGGGCGAAACCGCGATGATCAACTCCAAAAACGAGTTTGCAGCCAACGAGCTGCTGCGTTTCGGCGGCTGGAATTCCCTGCGCGGCTTCAACGAAAATTCGCTCTACGCCGACCTGTACTATTTCGGTACCGCAGAATACCGCTACGTAATCGGCAATCAGGCGTTCTTCGACATCTTTGGTCAGTACGGCCAGCTCAACAACAAAACGCTTTCCCTAAAACCAAAATTCTACAGTTTCGGCACGGGTTTCAACTTTTTTCTTCCGATCGGGTTAATGAGTTTCCAGATTTCAAACGGCAGCGAATTCGGCAATCCCATCAAGTTCAGCGACACCAAAATCCACTGGGGAATCCTCACAAAGTTCTGA